The following coding sequences lie in one Synechococcus sp. PCC 7336 genomic window:
- a CDS encoding DJ-1/PfpI family protein, with protein sequence MTDPQKYVIGLVFYPGMTSLDIVGPHQVFSALPNVTLHRIWKALDPIVCDDGLSIVPDTTFTDCPPLDVICVGGGLEQQAVGDDPEVLEFFRKQGSTAKFVTSVCGGSEFLAKAGLLKGYRAATHWGMRQQLMTHPGVEVGTERVVVDRNRITGGGVTAGIDFGLTIASILYDEETAKIVQLLLEYDPAPPFDTGSPEKAGPEIVNKAMLYMQKLSSLKLAKTAS encoded by the coding sequence ATGACCGACCCACAAAAATACGTTATTGGCTTGGTTTTTTATCCTGGCATGACCTCACTGGATATAGTCGGCCCCCATCAAGTTTTTAGCGCCCTCCCCAATGTCACACTACATCGCATCTGGAAAGCGCTAGACCCCATTGTCTGCGATGACGGATTGTCGATTGTGCCGGATACCACCTTTACAGATTGCCCACCCCTGGACGTGATTTGTGTCGGCGGCGGTTTAGAACAACAAGCCGTGGGAGACGATCCAGAAGTGCTGGAGTTTTTCCGCAAACAGGGCAGCACGGCAAAGTTTGTCACTTCTGTGTGTGGCGGATCGGAGTTTCTGGCGAAAGCGGGTCTGCTCAAGGGGTACCGAGCAGCGACCCACTGGGGAATGCGCCAACAACTCATGACACATCCAGGCGTTGAGGTGGGGACTGAGCGTGTCGTGGTCGATCGCAATCGTATCACGGGTGGCGGTGTGACAGCAGGGATTGATTTTGGTTTGACGATCGCGAGCATCCTTTACGATGAGGAAACCGCCAAGATCGTTCAATTATTACTGGAGTACGATCCCGCCCCACCCTTTGATACAGGTTCTCCCGAAAAAGCAGGCCCTGAAATCGTTAATAAAGCAATGTTATACATGCAGAAACTGTCCAGCTTAAAACTCGCAAAAACAGCAAGCTAA
- a CDS encoding LuxR C-terminal-related transcriptional regulator, with product MTISLSPLFEEIHRATDEDNLRSRLAPKLGEYFAAKRSGIFFFDQLLEDLRFQPVLNLALSLEHNPVARYVAERHTPVHERLVTVPKAWKLICPRPDHWHVMAGPIVSRGQLIGTVGFTREQSMPAFNTQNLADLSAVCLHLSDWVSTVRSRSVSEGKSQHPSFKADCLTPRELQIAELVALGRTNAEIGTELWITENSVKQALKRMFRKLEVSSRAEMVAQLSATKYHVLSLKLPNPDR from the coding sequence ATGACTATTTCCTTGAGCCCATTATTTGAAGAAATCCACCGGGCAACGGATGAAGATAACTTGCGATCGCGCCTTGCGCCCAAGCTTGGGGAATACTTTGCTGCCAAGCGATCGGGAATATTTTTCTTCGACCAACTTTTGGAAGATCTAAGGTTTCAACCCGTTCTCAACCTTGCCCTGTCTCTGGAGCATAATCCAGTAGCGCGTTACGTCGCAGAACGCCACACTCCCGTCCATGAGAGATTGGTGACGGTACCCAAGGCTTGGAAGTTAATCTGTCCTCGTCCGGATCATTGGCATGTGATGGCAGGACCGATCGTCAGTCGTGGTCAATTAATTGGGACTGTAGGTTTCACTCGCGAACAGTCAATGCCTGCCTTCAATACACAAAATCTAGCCGATTTGAGCGCTGTCTGTTTACACTTGTCTGATTGGGTTTCAACAGTGCGTTCACGAAGTGTTTCCGAAGGAAAATCTCAACACCCATCATTCAAGGCAGATTGCTTGACGCCTCGTGAATTACAAATTGCTGAATTAGTCGCCTTGGGACGAACCAATGCAGAAATTGGGACTGAACTTTGGATTACCGAGAATTCTGTGAAGCAAGCTCTGAAGCGAATGTTCCGTAAGCTTGAGGTTTCGTCTCGTGCCGAAATGGTTGCGCAACTTTCAGCAACAAAATACCATGTGCTAAGTTTGAAATT
- a CDS encoding DUF6220 domain-containing protein, with the protein MITALEKDRDITVSNRVKISFYVISIVFNVCLIAQVLTVGVAYFSDPAWWTIHVWLVRGYGGLSLILLAGALMAPFSNRVRSLAVSLPVLLGLQFCSIHLKTSLHLEVLHPLIGFTLFYVSSSLVHRVSREYMKQGGEKSAAKSG; encoded by the coding sequence ATGATTACAGCTTTGGAGAAAGATCGCGATATCACCGTTTCAAATCGGGTAAAGATTAGTTTCTATGTGATTTCCATCGTTTTTAACGTTTGCTTAATTGCTCAGGTATTAACGGTTGGCGTTGCCTACTTTAGCGATCCTGCCTGGTGGACTATTCATGTGTGGCTCGTGCGAGGGTATGGCGGACTATCGCTGATATTGTTGGCAGGAGCATTAATGGCTCCATTCTCAAACAGAGTTCGATCGCTTGCTGTCAGTCTACCGGTGCTGCTGGGACTTCAGTTTTGCAGTATCCATCTGAAAACTTCGCTTCACTTAGAGGTGCTGCATCCTCTCATTGGCTTCACGTTGTTCTATGTTTCTTCAAGCCTCGTACACCGTGTATCGCGTGAGTACATGAAACAGGGAGGTGAAAAGAGCGCAGCAAAATCGGGATAG
- a CDS encoding GNAT family N-acetyltransferase, protein MTGNGMNVRVAEWADIDTLFEIRTSVVENYQSREEIAELGITPESVAEMLATDCCAWIAEIGERSIGFSIANATEKTIFGIFVLPAFEGRGAGRALMEAAENWLRSKGIEEIWLVTGNDPNLRAYGFYRHLDWIPVGVEFDGDFKGEMKFVKSHRAKSSVPSGGMVL, encoded by the coding sequence GTGACGGGTAACGGCATGAATGTTCGAGTAGCGGAATGGGCCGATATCGATACTCTCTTTGAAATCAGAACTAGCGTTGTAGAAAATTATCAATCTCGCGAAGAGATTGCTGAACTCGGTATTACACCAGAGTCAGTTGCCGAAATGCTAGCAACAGACTGTTGTGCGTGGATTGCTGAGATTGGAGAGCGATCGATTGGTTTCTCAATTGCCAATGCTACAGAAAAAACGATATTTGGTATATTTGTCCTTCCTGCTTTTGAAGGCCGAGGAGCTGGACGTGCCCTAATGGAAGCAGCTGAAAACTGGTTGAGATCGAAGGGTATTGAAGAGATTTGGTTGGTTACGGGCAACGATCCCAACTTGAGAGCTTACGGCTTCTATCGCCATCTCGACTGGATTCCAGTAGGTGTTGAATTTGATGGAGACTTCAAAGGGGAAATGAAATTTGTTAAAAGCCATAGAGCCAAATCATCAGTTCCCTCGGGAGGGATGGTCTTATGA
- a CDS encoding sigma-70 family RNA polymerase sigma factor gives MSAASDSERQLVQACLQGNPQSFAILYDRFQQPVRSTLFQLCGATQLDDLVQEVFLRAWKGLPKFRHNAKFSTWLYRIAWNVASDRRKQLARTRSREQSALRDVATFGQAATRERGIDRLHYRDVVQKGLAQLSLEHRSVLVLHDLEDVPQKEVADILGIPVGTVKSRLHHARTAMKRYLEQQGVEL, from the coding sequence TTGAGCGCAGCGTCCGACTCAGAACGCCAACTGGTACAAGCCTGCTTGCAAGGAAATCCCCAAAGCTTTGCGATTCTCTACGATCGCTTTCAGCAGCCAGTTCGCTCCACCCTGTTTCAACTGTGCGGTGCAACGCAGCTTGACGACTTGGTGCAGGAGGTGTTTCTGCGGGCCTGGAAAGGACTGCCTAAGTTTCGGCACAATGCCAAATTCTCCACTTGGCTGTACCGCATTGCCTGGAATGTGGCCTCCGATCGCCGCAAGCAATTGGCTCGCACGCGATCGCGAGAGCAATCTGCGCTCCGCGATGTGGCAACCTTCGGGCAAGCCGCTACCCGCGAGCGAGGGATCGATCGCCTGCACTATCGAGATGTCGTTCAGAAGGGATTGGCTCAACTGAGTCTGGAGCATCGCAGCGTGTTGGTGCTGCACGACTTAGAGGATGTGCCTCAAAAAGAGGTGGCGGACATTTTGGGCATTCCGGTCGGTACCGTCAAATCTCGCCTGCACCACGCCCGTACCGCCATGAAGCGCTACCTAGAGCAGCAAGGAGTTGAACTATGA
- a CDS encoding group II intron maturase-specific domain-containing protein, which produces MTSNIDCVDSPPAVGVSMEERLTRLNQYLRGWMGYFGISQYYQPIPELDGWLRRRVRMCYWKQWRRARTRIRNLLELGTSKRQAILTGLSRKGYWRLSRTLATHSGMTNEWLKEQGLLSIRDLWMKAQGYAK; this is translated from the coding sequence ATGACTTCAAACATCGACTGCGTGGACTCACCTCCCGCAGTTGGGGTCTCAATGGAAGAACGCCTGACTCGGTTAAACCAGTACTTGCGAGGATGGATGGGCTACTTTGGCATCTCGCAATACTACCAACCGATTCCAGAGTTAGACGGATGGTTGAGGAGGCGGGTTCGGATGTGCTACTGGAAACAGTGGCGACGAGCGCGCACTCGCATTCGTAATCTTCTGGAGTTGGGTACGTCTAAGCGTCAGGCAATTTTGACCGGCCTTAGCCGTAAAGGTTATTGGCGCTTGTCAAGAACGCTGGCGACGCACAGTGGGATGACTAATGAGTGGCTAAAAGAGCAGGGATTGCTATCAATTCGCGACCTTTGGATGAAAGCCCAAGGGTATGCGAAATAG